A part of Setaria viridis chromosome 8, Setaria_viridis_v4.0, whole genome shotgun sequence genomic DNA contains:
- the LOC117866560 gene encoding protein LYK5 yields the protein MTCPRYRSFIRTQDPRTGQREAAATAMASFHSLTASSSSSSSSFFLLFMIFFLLSGGLQVRAQQPYGKETNDCARQHNSTGMLGYLCGGAGSAPSCPAFLTFTAQAPYSSLASIAALLGADATTLAAANEVAAAAPLADGTRVLVPATCACTATLEGRFYQRNATSYVAKNGDTLLIIATGTFQGLTTCQALQAQGLRGAAPETLQVGQPLPVPLRCACPTAAQAAAGARFLVSYLVVLFDDVTAVAARFGVDAETIIAANQLQPPYTIIPSTTLLIPVSAQPNVSRIQTPPSPPPPPMVTVAPAPGKKSSNRVGVYIGVAVAVVAVAAIVSAGAVLALKARRRRAAGAALAAGEVAKKEGKGNETDTTSLGFTGGGEFSLSTSEAFSSISVTDIKSSLKIYTYTELKAATDDFSPERHLGGSVYRAAFNGDAAAVEVVDRNVSSEVEIMRKINHLNLIRLIGLCHHHGRWYLVTEYAEHGALRDCLLAAGAGAAPPLTWAQRVQVALDVAEGLRYLHEYARPACVHMDVSSGNVLLAGDGPRAKLRGFCAARAITGATAGAGGEEAALFTMTSRIAGTRGYIAPEYLEHGVVSPKADVYSLGVVLLELVTGKDAEELVSDGVGDPFSALRELAEELDGGGDAVLQRLEELVDPALPAGSCPQDAVVMMVRLIERCVRRDAAGRPSTGEVAQRLLKLSGVSAVSWRNSPESPRSSGSGKGLMY from the coding sequence ATGACCTGTCCCCGATATCGTAGCTTCATCAGAACCCAAGATCCAAGAACTGGGCAACGCGAGGCTGCTGCAACAGCAATGGCCTCCTTCCATTCTCtgacagcctcctcctcctcctcctcctcctcgttcttCTTGCTATTCatgatcttcttcctcctctccggcgGGCTGCAAGTCCGGGCGCAGCAGCCCTACGGCAAGGAGACCAACGACTGCGCCCGCCAGCACAACTCCACCGGCATGCTCGGCTAcctctgcggcggcgccggcagcgcgcCGTCCTGCCCGGCCTTCCTCACCTTCACCGCCCAGGCGCCGTACTCGAGCCTCGCCTCCATCGCGGCGCTGCTCGGCGCCGACGCCACGACCCTCGCCGCGGCCAAcgaggtcgcggcggcggcgccgctcgccgATGGCACCCGGGTGCTCGTCCCGGCGACCTGCGCCTGCACGGCCACGCTGGAGGGCCGGTTCTACCAGCGGAATGCGACTTCGTACGTCGCCAAGAACGGCGACACGCTGCTCATCATCGCCACCGGCACGTTCCAGGGCCTGACCACGTGCCAGGCGCTCCAGGCGCAGGGGctccgcggcgccgcgccggagaCCCTCCAAGTCGGCCAGCCGCTCCCCGTGCCGCTGCGGTGCGCGTGCCCGACCGCGgcgcaggccgccgccggcgcgagGTTCCTGGTCAGCTACCTCGTCGTCCTGTTCGACGATGTCACCGCCGTGGCCGCGCGTTTCGGCGTCGACGCCGAGACCATCATTGCGGCCAACCAGCTCCAGCCGCCGTACACCATAATCCCTTCCACCACCCTGCTCATCCCCGTCAGTGCCCAGCCTAACGTGTCGCGGATCCAgacaccgccgtcgccgccgccgccgccgatggtgACGGTAGCGCCTGCTCCGGGCAAGAAGAGCAGCAACCGTGTCGGGGTTTACATCGGCGTTGCGGTGGCGGTGGTTGCCGTCGCTGCGATTGTCTCAGCCGGCGCTGTCCTTGCTCTGAAGGCGCGGAGAAGgcgagccgccggcgccgctctggccgccggcgaggtggccaAGAAGGAAGGCAAAGGCAACGAGACGGACACGACGTCGTTGGGtttcaccggcggcggcgagttctCCCTGTCCACCAGCGAGGCGTTCTCGAGCATCTCGGTGACGGACATCAAGTCCTCGCTGAAGATCTACACCTACACGGAGCTCAAGGCGGCGACCGACGACTTCAGCCCGGAGCGCCACCTCGGCGGGTCGGTGTACCGCGCGGCGTTcaacggcgacgccgccgccgtcgaggtggTCGACCGGAACGTGTCGTCGGAGGTGGAGATCATGCGGAAGATCAACCACCTCAACCTCATCCGCCTCATCGGCCTCTGCCACCACCACGGGCGGTGGTACCTCGTCACCGAGTACGCCGAGCACGGCGCGCTCCGGGACTGCCTCCTCGCCGCGGGCGCTGGCGCGGCGCCACCGCTGACCTGGGCGCAGCGTGTGCAGGTCGCGCTCGACGTCGCCGAGGGGCTCCGGTACCTGCACGAGTACGCGCGCCCGGCGTGCGTGCACATGGACGTCAGCAGCGGCAACGtgctcctcgccggcgacgggcccCGCGCCAAGCTCCGGGGCTTCTGCGCTGCCCGGGCCATCACGGGCGCcacagccggcgccggcggcgaggaggcagcGCTGTTCACGATGACGAGCCGCATCGCGGGCACGCGCGGGTACATCGCGCCGGAGTACCTTGAGCACGGCGTGGTGTCGCCCAAGGCCGACGTGTACtcgctcggcgtggtgctcctGGAGCTCGTGACCGGGAAGGACGCCGAGGAGCTGGTGAGCGACGGCGTGGGCGACCCCTTCTCAGCCCTGCGGGAGCTCGCCGAggagctcgacggcggcggcgacgccgtgtTGCAGAGGCTGGAGGAGCTCGTGgacccggcgctgccggcgggGAGCTGCCCGCAGGACGCCGTGGTCATGATGGTCAGGCTCATCGAGAGGTGCGTCCGGCGCGACGCGGCGGGCCGGCCGAGCACCGGGGAGGTGGCGCAGCGCCTCCTCAAGCTGTCGGGGGTCTCGGCGGTCAGCTGGCGGAACTCGCCGGAGTCGCCACGGAGCTCCGGCAGCGGAAAAGGCCTGATGTACTAG
- the LOC117866818 gene encoding uncharacterized protein, with product MHPWIRHALNSKAWAIGILKHFGPKPLSMQGYPFPFTSVYLKILGLCHCSIDDWFAQNLSSCCPLLDDLDLMSCAIHATMFSSTTLKSLAITSTQTEKDFPIEFQYLVINMPNLVSLSLEEIPRRNIHLMDVSSVKTVSIYLYSLSFSNSQVQCSILSALSNANSLTLVSPSVYEDVVPKVLQRDLPRCETFSKLKRLHLGEWFLSGGCYPLIYLLRRSPSVEKVILQLDTSGADDYDRLANAISEICPPCKEATMTFGCEKLKKIRIYCHLERDKRAQIIMLILSTHISPLPSIKIKPLPV from the exons ATGCACCCATGGATTCGCCATGCCCTTAATAGCAAGGCCTGGGCTATAGGCATACTGAAACATTTCGGCCCCAAGCCCCTTTCTATGCAGGGTTATCCCTTTCCTTTCACCTCGGTGTACTTGAAAATTTTAGGCCTTTGCCATTGTTCTATAGATGACTGGTTTGCCCAGAATCTCTCTTCCTGTTGCCCGTTGCTGGACGACCTAGACTTGATGAGTTGTGCCATCCATGCCACCATGTTTTCTTCAACCACATTGAAGAGTTTGGCCATTACCAGCACGCAAACTGAGAAAGATTTCCCTATAGAATTTCAGTATCTTGTGATAAATATGCCAAACCTAGTCTCCCTGAGCCTAGAGGAGATTCCGAGAAGAAATATTCACCTCATGGATGTGTCGTCAGTGAAAACGGTCTCAATTTACCTGTATTCACTCTCTTTTAGTAACTCTCAGGTTCAGTGCAGTATTCTCAGTGCTCTTTCAAATGCCAACAGCTTGACGTTGGTATCCCCATCTGTCTATGAAGAT GTGGTGCCAAAGGTATTGCAGCGTGATCTTCCAAGGTGTGAGACATTCAGTAAACTGAAACGATTGCACCTGGGCGAGTGGTTTTTGAGTGGTGGGTGCTATCCACTAATATACTTGCTTCGGCGCTCTCCTAGTGTGGAAAAAGTTATCCTGCAACTTGACACT AGTGGAGCTGATGACTATGACAGGCTTGCAAATGCTATTTCTGAAATATGTCCTCCTTGCAAGGAAGCAACAATGACGTTTGGTTGCGAAAAGCTTAAAAAAATCAGGATCTACTGCCACCTGGAGAGGGATAAAAGAGCCCAGATCATCATGCTCATCTTGTCAACCCATATTAGCCCTCTCCCTAGCATTAAAATCAAGCCCCTTCCCGTTTAG
- the LOC117833788 gene encoding uncharacterized protein, producing MAQSPPRRTAALLLSLLLLFSVAAHAAREAAASSRGHAELQEGQDSEVVDSKGEAMTGFTAAAAEDDPCGGAAAGEGGEAEQEEECLMRRTLVAHTDYIYTQGGGHN from the exons ATGGcgcaatcgccgccacggcgaaCCGCCGCCCTGCTGCTGTCGCTCCTGCTCCtcttctccgtcgccgcccacgcggcgagggaggcggcggcgagcagtaGAGGCCACGCGGAGCTCCAAGAAGGACAAGACAGTGAG GTGGTGGACAGCAAGGGGGAGGCGATGACGGgcttcacggcggcggcggcggaggacgacccgtgcggcggcgccgccgccggagagggaggcgaaGCGGAGCAAGAGGAGGAGTGCCTGATGAGGCGGACGCTGGTGGCGCACACCGACTACATCTACACCCAGGGAGGAGGCCACAACTAA
- the LOC117833405 gene encoding uncharacterized protein, whose product MTGNIARCDDKLKFEVDIHQNIKVFAEDEIKWITRNFSIQIGKGGFGEVYRGILDDDYDVVAVKRYISKDLRKEFMEEVSIHSQMSHKNVVELIGYCIGESTLMIVTKYISKGNLDDILHDSEIPIPLDVRLGIAIGCAEALSYMHSMHLSSDSLVCHGDIKPANILLDGNLTAKLSDFGVSRLLSGGVTQYTVHIKGSVSYMDPIYFQEGCLTPRSDVYSFGIVLLELIARKRIRKGDINLIGSFNKACAYGKGREIFDAAIANENNMKILKEMKKLATECLTLDIHKRPQMNVVAKRLRILKKELKNIHEKYSEPILASHHSWRKNYKQDISMPSYNSRMQLKKSLSIFKRNRSNSKILSEPGNVRIFTQEELNDVTNYSYLLSGGTSGKVYKGTLEDNTVVAVRIFSEVLESFEQAFINGGMILSQIIHKNIIRLLGYCLDADCPAFVYEYAAKGSLSDILDGHEYFPLHLRVKIAVQTAEALEYLHSSATGIIRHGYVVPSKILLDDNFTPKLTGFSWARRLIKESNITAGDDVICSQLPSSGLNNDPIHDQRALLKLKTDVYQFGVLLLTLISRKNFIFYADHEPLILQFRAAYQADNRGRPLFDDDIAARAEDIALLEEIGRLSLKCVCLEIDQRPTMKEVAEHLRTLRTSWKKSLEEVLGQGSYTGV is encoded by the coding sequence ATGACTGGAAATATCGCACGATGCGATGATAAATTGAAGTTTGAAGTAGACATCCATCAGAATATTAAGGTTTTCGCAGAAGATGAGATTAAATGGATTACTAGAAACTTTAGCATTCAAATCGGAAAAGGTGGCTTCGGAGAAGTGTATAGAGGGATTCTTGATGATGACTATGATGTTGTTGCAGTGAAGAGATATATCAGCAAAGATTTAAGAAAAGAGTTTATGGAAGAAGTAAGCATCCATAGTCAAATGAGTCACAAAAATGTGGTGGAGCTCATAGGCTATTGCATTGGGGAAAGTACTCTAATGATTGTTACTAAGTATATCTCCAAAGGAAACCTGGATGACATACTCCACGACAGTGAAATTCCCATCCCTTTGGATGTAAGACTGGGTATTGCTATAGGGTGTGCAGAAGCATTGAGCTATATGCATTCAATGCATTTATCAAGCGACAGCCTTGTTTGTCATGGTGATATTAAGCCTGCCAACATACTTCTAGATGGCAATCTGACAGCAAAATTGTCTGACTTTGGAGTGTCAAGGCTTCTTTCAGGTGGTGTCACTCAGTACACTGTACATATAAAAGGAAGCGTATCTTACATGGATCCTATATACTTTCAGGAGGGCTGTCTTACTCCGAGGAGTGATGTTTATAGTTTTGGAATAGTTCTCTTGGAACTAATAGCTCGGAAAAGGATAAGAAAAGGTGACATTAACCTTATTGGATCGTTCAATAAAGCCTGTGCATATGGGAAAGGTAGAGAAATATTTGATGCTGCAATAGCAAATGAGAACAATATGAAGATTctaaaagaaatgaagaaattGGCTACTGAATGCCTAACACTGGACATTCATAAACGTCCTCAGATGAATGTGGTGGCAAAACGCCTTCGGATACTTAAAAAGGAATTAAAGAACATACATGAAAAATATTCGGAACCCATTTTGGCATCGCACCACTCATGGCGCAAAAACTACAAGCAGGACATATCCATGCCCAGCTATAATTCTAGAATGCAGCTTAAGAAGAGTTTGAgcattttcaaaagaaatcgTAGCAATTCTAAGATTCTATCGGAGCCTGGCAATGTGAGAATTTTCACACAGGAGGAGCTAAATGATGTCACAAATTACTCGTATTTACTCAGTGGAGGTACTTCAGGTAAGGTTTACAAAGGAACGCTTGAAGACAATACCGTGGTAGCGGTGAGGATATTTTCTGAGGTACTTGAGAGCTTTGAACAGGCGTTTATCAATGGAGGGATgatcttatctcaaattatccATAAGAACATCATCAGACTTTTGGGCTATTGCTTGGATGCTGATTGTCCAGCTTTTGTCTATGAGTATGCTGCTAAAGGTAGTCTCTCTGACATTCTAGATGGCCATGAATATTTCCCGCTACATTTACGTGTGAAGATTGCAGTTCAGACTGCAGAAGCATTAGAATATCTCCATTCCTCAGCAACTGGTATCATCAGACATGGTTATGTTGTACCATCCAAAATACTTCTTGATGACAATTTCACGCCAAAGCTCACAGGCTTTTCATGGGCTCGGAGGCTTATCAAGGAGAGTAACATTACTGCCGGTGACGATGTAATTTGTAGTCAGCTTCCCTCAAGCGGGCTCAACAATGACCCAATTCATGATCAGCGTGCGTTGCTCAAATTGAAAACCGATGTGTACCAGTTTGGTGTTCTTCTCTTGACACTCATTAGTAGGAAGAACTTCATATTTTACGCAGATCACGAACCCCTCATCTTACAATTTCGCGCAGCTTACCAGGCAGATAACAGAGGAAGGCCATTGTTTGATGATGACATTGCAGCTCGTGCTGAAGATATTGCTCTCCTTGAAGAGATCGGGAGGCTATCACTTAAATGTGTCTGTCTGGAAATAGATCAGAGACCAACAATGAAGGAAGTGGCAGAACACCTTAGGACACTTAGGACATCTTGGAAGAAGTCCTTGGAAGAAGTCCTTGGCCAAGGGAGCTACACTGGTGTCTGA
- the LOC117833787 gene encoding uncharacterized protein — MAWLARSIANSLLAPEEQESSGTGPGPSASPGSSSSPPRGVREDLSEFTGALANRFQGLASFLAPAAPGGGAPRRPDPAEIAGRFRAGLARLPGRQAVADLAKIASSLLPPEGGDADWAESAVGVTEEVVAFARDAALRHELWLDFPLLPDDADSDDFDMTDAQQDHALAVESVAPELADLRIELCPSHMSEGCFWKIYFVLLHPKLMKEDADILSTPQILEARGKLSHDLRYQTKIQSSNEDTVPVPFSNVDGALASPVEVLSTLKGQDGSVMATSFSNIDYGISQPTNQEFLSANAISDAGTVSSDNISSSVPVQLVPILKDATVESQSTVEESTRDLSTGDATTEEQSMQMSEIALVDNSPPKDDQQKQHLADISEQSRVDIRKAYHDEDDDGDEWLEEETGGPGSTAIPIADDEDVSFSDLEDDDGTK, encoded by the exons atgGCGTGGCTTGCGCGCTCCATCGCCAACTCCCTCCTCGCCCCCGAGGAGCAAGAATCCAGCGGTACCGGCCcgggcccctccgcctcccccggctcctcctcctccccgccgcgcgGCGTCCGCGAGGACCTCTCCGAGTTCACCGGCGCGCTCGCAAACCGCTTCCAGGGCCTCGCATCCTtcctcgcgcccgccgcccccggcggaggcgcgccgcggcggccggacCCGGCCGAGATCGCGGGCCGCTTCCGCGCGGGCCTCGCGCGGCTCCCGGGCCGCCAGGCCGTCGCGGATCTCGCCAAGATCGCCTCCTCGCTGCTGCCCCCGGAGGGCGGCGACGCGGACTGGGCGGAGTCCGCCGTGGGGGTCACCGAGGAGGTGGTCGCCTTCGCGCGGGACGCCGCTCTGAGGCACGAGCTCTGGCTCGacttccccctcctccccgacgACGCCGACTCCGACG ATTTCGACATGACTGATGCGCAGCAGGACCACGCGCTGGCCGTCGAGAGCGTGGCGCCGGAGCTGGCTGATCTACGGATCGAACTCTGCCCCAGCCACATGAGCGAGGGCTGCTTCTGGAAGATATACTTCGTCCTGCTGCATCCTAAGCTCATGAAGGAGGATGCTGATATTCTGTCGACTCCACAG ATTTTGGAAGCTAGAGGCAAGTTGTCACACGATTTGCGATATCAGACGAAGATACAGAGCAGCAATGAAGACACCGTACCTGTGCCTTTCAGCAATGTAGATGGTGCTTTAGCTTCTCCTGTAGAGGTTTTGAGCACATTAAAGGGTCAGGATGGCTCTGTGATGGCCACATCTTTTAGCAACATAGACTATGGCATCTCTCAACCAACCAATCAGGAATTTCTATCAGCTAATGCAATCAGTGATGCTGGAACTGTTTCTTCAGATAACATCAGCAGCAGTGTACCTGTACAGCTAGTGCCCATATTGAAAGATGCTACTGTGGAGTCACAGTCTACGGTGGAAGAAAGTACACGTGATCTCTCTACAGGAGATGCAACAACAGAAGAACAGAGCATGCAAATGTCTGAGATAGCATTGGTGGACAATTCTCCTCCTAAAGATGACCAACAGAAACAACATTTAGCTGACATCAGTGAGCAATCAAGAGTTGACATTCGGAAAGCTTAtcatgatgaggatgatgatggcgATGAATGGTTGGAAGAGGAGACAGGGGGCCCAGGAAGCACGGCGATTCCAATTGCAGATGATGAAGATGTATCCTTCAGTGATCTAGAGGATGATGATGGTACAAAATGA